Genomic segment of Natronoarchaeum philippinense:
CTGTGTCTTTCACCCGGGTGCCCCCAATCTCCGTTACACTCGACACAGTGGGGTGGGACCGTCGGTTCAACCAGCCATCGGTGCGGTGGAGCCGTGGTTCGACAGTTCCCCTCGGCTACAGAAACACTCGACAGTGTGGTGTGGAGATTGTCCGCAGGCGCCCGTTCGTAACTCCGGAGAACGTTCCGGCGAACTGTTCGCCTTAGTAGAGTTCGGCGTCGTCGAGCGCCTCGTTGAGGTCCTCGCGCACTCGTTGGCCGCCGTCGACGTCACGGGCGGTCGTCACGATGCGGTTTTCCTGCACGCTCGACCCATCTCGTAGGAGCAATCGGACGTTACCGTTGCCGTCTGCACGCGTGACTTTCGCGCGCAGTCCCGACTGGGATCCCGTCCCTCCGGCGTCGATCGGTCCCGGGATCACCTTCTTGACGTGTGGGTGCTCCGCGACGGTTTGGATCGCCTTCCGGCCGTCCCGCTCGCCGATCAGCGTGGTGTGAGATCCGCCGAGCTTCTCCATGGGCGGCAGGTCGACGACTTCGAGCGCGCGCTCGCCCCGGCGCTCGATCACCGTCTCGACCGGGTCGTCGCCGGCGACGCGGTAGAACTCGTGGTGCAACTGGCTCCTAATCGCGCGCAAGACCTCGCGGTCGCCGGTCGCGTACACTTCGTCGGGACGCTTTCGCAGAATCTCGTCGGCGATCTTGCCCGCGTAGTTCCGCAACTCGATCACGGCAGACT
This window contains:
- a CDS encoding DUF2103 domain-containing protein; this encodes MECGRCASSLERPGDYCLVCNTGNADTVVLDLDRDRSTVTMLDGDDVVGETTVTTMPEEEGESAVIELRNYAGKIADEILRKRPDEVYATGDREVLRAIRSQLHHEFYRVAGDDPVETVIERRGERALEVVDLPPMEKLGGSHTTLIGERDGRKAIQTVAEHPHVKKVIPGPIDAGGTGSQSGLRAKVTRADGNGNVRLLLRDGSSVQENRIVTTARDVDGGQRVREDLNEALDDAELY